A genomic region of Salinibacter pepae contains the following coding sequences:
- the fusA gene encoding elongation factor G produces the protein MATQTNESFPLEKTRNIGIMAHIDAGKTTLTERILFYTGRLHRMGEVHEGAATMDFMEQEKERGITITSAATTCYWDDHRVNIIDTPGHVDFTVEVERSLRVLDGAIALFCAVGGVEPQSETVWRQAEKYDVPRIGFVNKMDRTGADFENVLEMMEDRLSANPVPVQYPIGAGDMFRGVIDLIEGKAIIYDDESQGMQWDVREIPDDLKSKAEHWRINLLESVAEYDDELLMKYLDEDQEVEPDELHTVIRKATLNRDMTPMFCGSALKNTGVQRVLDGVTNYLPSPNDVPAITGHHPQDKEEDITRHPREEEPFSAVAFKITTDPYVGKLTFVRVYSGTLESGSRVYSPTRDEDERIGRMMFMHADSREDVDVIRAGDIAAVVGPKNLKTGDTICDPDHPVVLESMDFPEPVIRIAVEPKTKADRDKLTNGLTKLAEEDPTFNVRTDEETGQTIIAGMGELHLEIIIDRLKQEFKVEANVGQPQVAYREALTDTIDEHYVLKKQSGGRGQFAEVYMDVGPIPAEEEEESGLIFENEIKGGVIPKEFIPSVERGIESAMEDGPLAGYPIEGVWVRLYDGDHHEVDSDQNAFEIAGRLGFREAARHASPVLMEPVMEVEVVTPDDYMGDIIGDLNGRRGQIGQMGQRNDAQVINAEVPLSEMFGYSTDLRSLSQGRAIYTMQFGSYEPVPEEIASEIMDEQTMGAAA, from the coding sequence ATGGCTACGCAGACAAACGAGAGTTTCCCGCTGGAGAAGACCCGAAATATCGGCATCATGGCCCACATTGATGCCGGGAAGACCACCCTCACGGAGCGCATTCTCTTTTACACCGGGCGGCTGCACCGGATGGGGGAGGTGCACGAGGGGGCCGCGACCATGGACTTCATGGAGCAGGAGAAGGAGCGGGGCATCACCATTACCTCGGCGGCCACCACCTGCTACTGGGATGACCACCGGGTTAACATCATCGACACGCCGGGCCACGTCGACTTCACGGTCGAGGTGGAGCGGTCCCTCCGCGTGCTGGACGGGGCGATTGCCCTGTTCTGTGCGGTTGGGGGCGTGGAGCCGCAGTCGGAGACGGTCTGGCGCCAGGCCGAAAAATACGACGTGCCGCGGATCGGGTTCGTGAACAAGATGGACCGAACCGGGGCGGACTTCGAAAACGTCCTCGAGATGATGGAGGACCGCCTCAGCGCCAATCCGGTCCCGGTGCAGTATCCCATCGGGGCGGGCGACATGTTTCGAGGGGTCATCGACCTCATCGAAGGCAAGGCCATCATCTACGACGACGAGTCCCAGGGCATGCAGTGGGATGTGAGGGAGATTCCGGACGACCTGAAGTCGAAGGCCGAACACTGGCGCATCAACCTTCTGGAGAGCGTCGCGGAGTACGACGACGAGCTGCTCATGAAGTACCTCGACGAGGACCAGGAGGTGGAGCCCGACGAGCTGCACACGGTGATCCGGAAGGCAACGCTCAACCGCGACATGACGCCGATGTTCTGCGGCTCTGCCCTCAAGAACACGGGCGTGCAGCGCGTGCTTGACGGGGTTACGAACTACCTTCCGAGCCCGAACGACGTGCCCGCCATTACGGGCCACCACCCGCAGGACAAGGAGGAGGACATCACCCGCCATCCGCGGGAGGAGGAGCCCTTCAGTGCGGTCGCGTTCAAGATTACCACGGACCCGTACGTCGGGAAGCTGACGTTCGTCCGCGTTTACAGCGGCACGCTGGAGTCTGGGTCCCGCGTTTACAGCCCCACCCGGGACGAGGACGAGCGCATCGGGCGCATGATGTTCATGCACGCCGACAGCCGGGAGGACGTGGACGTGATCCGGGCCGGGGACATCGCCGCCGTGGTCGGCCCGAAGAACCTCAAGACCGGAGACACGATCTGCGACCCGGATCATCCGGTCGTGCTCGAATCCATGGACTTCCCGGAGCCGGTCATTCGGATCGCGGTCGAGCCCAAAACCAAGGCCGACCGGGACAAGCTGACCAACGGCCTCACGAAGCTCGCCGAGGAGGACCCGACATTCAACGTCCGCACCGACGAGGAAACGGGGCAGACGATCATTGCGGGAATGGGGGAGCTTCACCTCGAGATTATCATCGACCGGCTCAAGCAGGAGTTCAAGGTGGAGGCCAACGTCGGCCAGCCCCAGGTCGCCTACCGGGAGGCCCTCACCGACACCATCGACGAGCACTACGTTCTGAAGAAGCAGTCCGGAGGACGCGGGCAGTTTGCCGAGGTCTACATGGACGTCGGCCCGATTCCCGCAGAGGAAGAAGAAGAGAGCGGGTTGATCTTTGAGAACGAGATCAAGGGTGGGGTCATTCCGAAGGAGTTTATCCCATCCGTCGAGCGCGGCATCGAGAGCGCCATGGAAGACGGGCCGTTGGCCGGATACCCAATCGAGGGGGTCTGGGTGCGCCTCTACGACGGGGACCACCACGAGGTCGATTCTGACCAGAATGCCTTCGAGATTGCCGGCCGGCTTGGCTTCCGTGAGGCCGCCCGTCACGCCAGCCCGGTTCTGATGGAGCCGGTGATGGAGGTGGAGGTGGTGACCCCGGACGATTACATGGGGGACATCATCGGTGACCTCAATGGACGCCGCGGCCAAATCGGTCAGATGGGGCAGCGCAACGACGCGCAGGTCATCAACGCCGAGGTGCCGCTGTCGGAGATGTTTGGGTACTCGACGGATCTTCGCTCCCTGTCTCAGGGACGGGCCATCTATACGATGCAGTTCGGGAGTTACGAGCCGGTCCCCGAGGAGATTGCCTCCGAAATTATGGACGAGCAGACCATGGGCGCGGCGGCTTAG
- the tuf gene encoding elongation factor Tu: MAKEEFAREKPHVNVGTIGHVDHGKTTLTAAITKVLAERVGGAAEQTFEAIDNAPEERERGITIATSHVEYETENRHYAHVDCPGHADYVKNMVTGAAQMDGAILVVGSDDGPMPQTREHILLARQVGVPYLVVFMNKTDLVDDAELLELVEMEVRELLTEYEFPGDEVPVVRGSALQALESSEEHEEKIMELMAAVDEYIPTPERDVEKPFLMPVEDIFSITGRGTVVTGRIERGKVELQDEIEIVGMQEEKMDSVVTGIEMFNKTLEEGEAGDNAGILLRGIEKEEIKRGMVLAEPGTVTPHKEFECEVYVLSKEEGGRHTPFFDGYQPQFYFRTTDVTGSIELPEGVEMVMPGDNATFEGSLIEPVALEEGLRFAIREGGHTVGAGVVTDILD; the protein is encoded by the coding sequence ATGGCCAAGGAAGAGTTTGCGCGGGAGAAGCCGCATGTGAACGTAGGAACGATCGGTCACGTCGACCACGGGAAGACGACCTTAACGGCGGCGATCACGAAGGTACTGGCCGAGCGTGTCGGCGGGGCGGCGGAGCAGACCTTTGAGGCGATCGACAACGCGCCGGAGGAGCGGGAGCGCGGCATTACGATTGCGACGTCCCACGTCGAGTACGAGACGGAGAACCGGCACTACGCCCACGTCGACTGCCCGGGGCACGCGGACTACGTGAAGAACATGGTGACGGGGGCGGCGCAGATGGACGGGGCGATTCTTGTGGTGGGGTCCGACGACGGCCCGATGCCGCAGACCCGGGAGCACATTTTGCTTGCGCGACAGGTGGGGGTGCCCTACCTGGTGGTGTTCATGAACAAGACCGACCTGGTCGACGACGCGGAGCTGCTGGAGCTGGTGGAGATGGAGGTCCGGGAGCTTTTGACCGAGTACGAGTTTCCTGGCGATGAGGTGCCGGTGGTGCGGGGGTCGGCGCTGCAGGCCCTCGAGTCCAGCGAGGAGCATGAGGAGAAGATCATGGAGCTGATGGCGGCGGTTGACGAGTACATTCCGACGCCGGAGCGGGACGTGGAGAAGCCGTTTTTGATGCCGGTGGAGGATATTTTTTCGATCACGGGCCGGGGGACGGTGGTGACCGGCCGGATTGAGCGGGGGAAGGTTGAGTTGCAGGATGAGATTGAGATTGTCGGGATGCAGGAGGAGAAGATGGACTCGGTGGTCACCGGCATTGAGATGTTCAACAAGACGCTGGAGGAGGGGGAGGCGGGGGACAACGCGGGGATTTTGCTCCGTGGGATTGAGAAGGAGGAGATCAAGCGGGGGATGGTGCTGGCGGAGCCGGGGACGGTGACGCCGCACAAGGAGTTTGAGTGTGAGGTGTACGTGCTCAGCAAGGAGGAGGGGGGTCGTCACACGCCGTTTTTCGACGGGTACCAGCCGCAGTTTTACTTTCGGACGACCGATGTGACCGGGTCGATTGAGCTGCCGGAGGGGGTAGAGATGGTGATGCCGGGGGACAACGCGACGTTTGAGGGGAGTTTGATTGAGCCGGTGGCGCTGGAGGAGGGGTTGAGGTTTGCGATTCGGGAGGGGGGGCACACGGTCGGCGCCGGGGTGGTGACCGACATCCTGGACTAG
- the rpsJ gene encoding 30S ribosomal protein S10 — translation MAAQQDIRIKLKSYDHTLIDKSAEKIIRTVKSTGAVVSGPVPLPTEKKIYTVLRGPHVDKKSREQFERRHHKRLIDILSSSSDTVDSLMQLELPSGVDVEIKV, via the coding sequence ATGGCTGCGCAGCAGGACATACGGATCAAGCTCAAGTCGTACGACCACACGCTGATCGACAAGAGTGCGGAGAAAATCATCCGCACGGTCAAGTCGACCGGTGCGGTTGTGAGTGGCCCAGTGCCGCTGCCAACCGAAAAGAAGATCTACACCGTGCTGCGAGGCCCGCACGTGGACAAGAAGAGCCGCGAGCAGTTTGAGCGGCGCCACCACAAGCGCCTCATCGACATCCTTTCGTCGAGCAGCGACACGGTCGACTCGCTCATGCAGCTTGAGCTGCCCAGCGGCGTGGACGTAGAAATCAAGGTGTGA